A window of the Megalopta genalis isolate 19385.01 chromosome 2, iyMegGena1_principal, whole genome shotgun sequence genome harbors these coding sequences:
- the Zdhhc8 gene encoding zinc finger DHHC-type containing 8 isoform X2: MPICGVRAKFLPATCAWTVLLSTTTLFFCFPCQYYVFRWGTWVPALQGVLAFIVLANFTLATFMDPGVIPKASPDEDKEDEFSAPLYKSVEINGITIRMKWCLTCKFYRPPRCSHCSVCNQCIETFDHHCPWLNNCIGRRNYRYFFFFLLSLSFHMLSIFGLCLHFVLEGKQQLGEVDTIVAFVLMGVVVLLFIPIFGLTCFHVVLVSRGRTTNEQVTGKFDGGYNPFSRGCLHNCCYTQFGPQYPSLLKPEKYLGKRRGACTSEISTIGSENQVKTYMDSSNGVRNASSNAYNKLSPGRDGSDTDMEPTASQSADCEPTPPLQRHGSKSNFFLPPVENSESPRHPPPMQHRHPMQYTGGSPHPRPRGINGSRSHTPDPLSPEASGSPATASQRGQGQGGASPTTQRIKAIGVPTPLAISSPMRRSNPGTPTQVRRPDFIGVNDASTYYDVQQGNNAGAAGASGTVVTGYSPQRRFLSESELVRQGGGDHSYSWTNNTVDNIRELAGSPQRGVYMWKDNSPGSYPAPPGTQNTTTTHQSPSQRPPPSYDYYRSNPTSPTQQLYANAPRSAYHPAIRGGVPVFPPHQSPQVKRKAAMVTPTTPTSGDTRRRPMSFVRALEMTNSMEMVSAPNDNRSQRPTTPTNDRASVYDMNYEISV; the protein is encoded by the exons ATGCCGATATGCGGTGTGAGGGCGAAGTTTCTACCAGCTACTTGCGCTTGGACAGTTCTACTCAGCACCACCACATTATTCTTCTGTTTCCC ATGCCAGTATTATGTGTTCCGATGGGGGACATGGGTACCTGCCCTTCAGGGAGTGCTGGCCTTCATCGTGCTGGCCAATTTCACGCTAGCCACCTTCATGGACCCTGGTGTTATACCGAAAG CATCTCCTGACGAAGATAAAGAGGATGAATTTAGTGCACCATTATACAAAAGCGTAGAAATCAACGGTATCACAATACGCATGAAATGGTGCCTCACCTGCAAGTTCTATAGGCCTCCCCGTTGTTCTCATTGCAGTGTTTGCAACCAGTGTATCGAG ACATTCGATCATCATTGTCCATGGTTGAACAACTGCATCGGAAGGAGAAACTACAGatacttttttttctttcttttgtcaCTCAGTTTTCACATGCTCAGTATATTTGGACTCTGCCTGCATTTCGTATTAGAGGGGAAACAACAGCTGGGCGAAGTAGACACAATTGTCGC ATTTGTACTTATGGGAGTGGTTGTGCTCTTATTCATTCCAATCTTTGGGCTGACTTGTTTTCACGTAGTACTTGTTTCCAGAGGACGTACGACAAATGAACAGGTAACGGGTAAATTTGACGGAGGCTACAATCCCTTTTCCCGTGGATGTCTACACAATTGCTGTTACACGCAATTTGGACCACAATATCCCAG TTTACTTAAGCCAGAAAAGTATTTAGGAAAACGACGCGGAGCTTGCACATCTGAGATATCGACTATAGGCAGTGAGAACCAGGTAAAAACCTACATGGATAGCAGCAATGGTGTTAGAAATGCCAGTTCAAATGCTTACAATAAG TTGTCCCCTGGACGAGATGGGTCGGACACAGATATGGAACCAACTGCATCTCAATCAGCGGATTGCGAGCCTACTCCTCCACTACAAAGACACGGTTCTAAAAGCAATTTCTTCCTGCCACCTGTGGAGAACAGCGAGTCTCCCAGGCATCCTCCGCCAATGCAACATCGCCATCCAATGCAATACACTGGAGGCAGCCCCCATCCAAGGCCAAG GGGAATAAATGGCTCTCGAAGCCACACGCCCGATCCATTGTCACCGGAAGCTAGCGGATCGCCTGCCACAGCTTCTCAGAGAGGTCAAGGTCAGGGTGGTGCTAGTCCAACAACACAACGGATTAAAGCTATCGGAGTACCGACTCCTCTTGCTATTTCCAGTCCTATGCGCAG ATCGAACCCGGGTACGCCGACGCAGGTTCGTCGGCCAGATTTTATAGGAGTAAACGACGCATCAACGTATTACGATGTGCAGCAGGGGAACAATGCCGGTGCTGCCGGGGCTAGCGGCACCGTGGTGACCGGTTACAGTCCTCAACGACGTTTCCTGTCGGAAAGCGAGCTGGTGCGCCAGGGCGGCGGTGACCACTCGTACTCCTGGACGAACAACACCGTGGACAACATCCGGGAGCTGGCTGGTTCCCCACAGCGCGGCGTCTATATGTGGAAGGACAATTCTCCGGGCAGCTATCCGGCACCACCGGGGACGCAGAACACAACGACGACACACCAGTCGCCCTCGCAGAGACCGCCACCTTCTTACGATTACTACAGATCGAATCCAACCAGTCCCACGCAACAGTTGTACGCGAACGCACCAAGATCGGCGTATCATCCGGCGATCAGGGGCGGCGTACCGGTCTTCCCACCTCATCAATCGCCCCAAGTCAAACGGAAAGCCGCTATGGTGACGCCCACCACGCCCACGTCAGGCGACACACGCCGCAGACCGATGTCTTTCGTTCGAGCTCTTGAAATGACCAATTCCATGGAGATGGTGTCCGCGCCGAACGACAACCGATCTCAACGTCCCACCACGCCCACCAACGATCGAGCTAGTGTCTACGACATGAACTATGAGATATCCGTATAG
- the Zdhhc8 gene encoding zinc finger DHHC-type containing 8 isoform X1: MPICGVRAKFLPATCAWTVLLSTTTLFFCFPCQYYVFRWGTWVPALQGVLAFIVLANFTLATFMDPGVIPKASPDEDKEDEFSAPLYKSVEINGITIRMKWCLTCKFYRPPRCSHCSVCNQCIETFDHHCPWLNNCIGRRNYRYFFFFLLSLSFHMLSIFGLCLHFVLEGKQQLGEVDTIVAFVLMGVVVLLFIPIFGLTCFHVVLVSRGRTTNEQVTGKFDGGYNPFSRGCLHNCCYTQFGPQYPSLLKPEKYLGKRRGACTSEISTIGSENQVKTYMDSSNGVRNASSNAYNKLSPGRDGSDTDMEPTASQSADCEPTPPLQRHGSKSNFFLPPVENSESPRHPPPMQHRHPMQYTGGSPHPRPRYVVNTYRGINGSRSHTPDPLSPEASGSPATASQRGQGQGGASPTTQRIKAIGVPTPLAISSPMRRSNPGTPTQVRRPDFIGVNDASTYYDVQQGNNAGAAGASGTVVTGYSPQRRFLSESELVRQGGGDHSYSWTNNTVDNIRELAGSPQRGVYMWKDNSPGSYPAPPGTQNTTTTHQSPSQRPPPSYDYYRSNPTSPTQQLYANAPRSAYHPAIRGGVPVFPPHQSPQVKRKAAMVTPTTPTSGDTRRRPMSFVRALEMTNSMEMVSAPNDNRSQRPTTPTNDRASVYDMNYEISV, translated from the exons ATGCCGATATGCGGTGTGAGGGCGAAGTTTCTACCAGCTACTTGCGCTTGGACAGTTCTACTCAGCACCACCACATTATTCTTCTGTTTCCC ATGCCAGTATTATGTGTTCCGATGGGGGACATGGGTACCTGCCCTTCAGGGAGTGCTGGCCTTCATCGTGCTGGCCAATTTCACGCTAGCCACCTTCATGGACCCTGGTGTTATACCGAAAG CATCTCCTGACGAAGATAAAGAGGATGAATTTAGTGCACCATTATACAAAAGCGTAGAAATCAACGGTATCACAATACGCATGAAATGGTGCCTCACCTGCAAGTTCTATAGGCCTCCCCGTTGTTCTCATTGCAGTGTTTGCAACCAGTGTATCGAG ACATTCGATCATCATTGTCCATGGTTGAACAACTGCATCGGAAGGAGAAACTACAGatacttttttttctttcttttgtcaCTCAGTTTTCACATGCTCAGTATATTTGGACTCTGCCTGCATTTCGTATTAGAGGGGAAACAACAGCTGGGCGAAGTAGACACAATTGTCGC ATTTGTACTTATGGGAGTGGTTGTGCTCTTATTCATTCCAATCTTTGGGCTGACTTGTTTTCACGTAGTACTTGTTTCCAGAGGACGTACGACAAATGAACAGGTAACGGGTAAATTTGACGGAGGCTACAATCCCTTTTCCCGTGGATGTCTACACAATTGCTGTTACACGCAATTTGGACCACAATATCCCAG TTTACTTAAGCCAGAAAAGTATTTAGGAAAACGACGCGGAGCTTGCACATCTGAGATATCGACTATAGGCAGTGAGAACCAGGTAAAAACCTACATGGATAGCAGCAATGGTGTTAGAAATGCCAGTTCAAATGCTTACAATAAG TTGTCCCCTGGACGAGATGGGTCGGACACAGATATGGAACCAACTGCATCTCAATCAGCGGATTGCGAGCCTACTCCTCCACTACAAAGACACGGTTCTAAAAGCAATTTCTTCCTGCCACCTGTGGAGAACAGCGAGTCTCCCAGGCATCCTCCGCCAATGCAACATCGCCATCCAATGCAATACACTGGAGGCAGCCCCCATCCAAGGCCAAG GTACGTTGTCAATACCTATAGGGGAATAAATGGCTCTCGAAGCCACACGCCCGATCCATTGTCACCGGAAGCTAGCGGATCGCCTGCCACAGCTTCTCAGAGAGGTCAAGGTCAGGGTGGTGCTAGTCCAACAACACAACGGATTAAAGCTATCGGAGTACCGACTCCTCTTGCTATTTCCAGTCCTATGCGCAG ATCGAACCCGGGTACGCCGACGCAGGTTCGTCGGCCAGATTTTATAGGAGTAAACGACGCATCAACGTATTACGATGTGCAGCAGGGGAACAATGCCGGTGCTGCCGGGGCTAGCGGCACCGTGGTGACCGGTTACAGTCCTCAACGACGTTTCCTGTCGGAAAGCGAGCTGGTGCGCCAGGGCGGCGGTGACCACTCGTACTCCTGGACGAACAACACCGTGGACAACATCCGGGAGCTGGCTGGTTCCCCACAGCGCGGCGTCTATATGTGGAAGGACAATTCTCCGGGCAGCTATCCGGCACCACCGGGGACGCAGAACACAACGACGACACACCAGTCGCCCTCGCAGAGACCGCCACCTTCTTACGATTACTACAGATCGAATCCAACCAGTCCCACGCAACAGTTGTACGCGAACGCACCAAGATCGGCGTATCATCCGGCGATCAGGGGCGGCGTACCGGTCTTCCCACCTCATCAATCGCCCCAAGTCAAACGGAAAGCCGCTATGGTGACGCCCACCACGCCCACGTCAGGCGACACACGCCGCAGACCGATGTCTTTCGTTCGAGCTCTTGAAATGACCAATTCCATGGAGATGGTGTCCGCGCCGAACGACAACCGATCTCAACGTCCCACCACGCCCACCAACGATCGAGCTAGTGTCTACGACATGAACTATGAGATATCCGTATAG
- the Zdhhc8 gene encoding zinc finger DHHC-type containing 8 isoform X3: MPICGVRAKFLPATCAWTVLLSTTTLFFCFPCQYYVFRWGTWVPALQGVLAFIVLANFTLATFMDPGVIPKASPDEDKEDEFSAPLYKSVEINGITIRMKWCLTCKFYRPPRCSHCSVCNQCIETFDHHCPWLNNCIGRRNYRYFFFFLLSLSFHMLSIFGLCLHFVLEGKQQLGEVDTIVAFVLMGVVVLLFIPIFGLTCFHVVLVSRGRTTNEQVTGKFDGGYNPFSRGCLHNCCYTQFGPQYPSLLKPEKYLGKRRGACTSEISTIGSENQLSPGRDGSDTDMEPTASQSADCEPTPPLQRHGSKSNFFLPPVENSESPRHPPPMQHRHPMQYTGGSPHPRPRYVVNTYRGINGSRSHTPDPLSPEASGSPATASQRGQGQGGASPTTQRIKAIGVPTPLAISSPMRRSNPGTPTQVRRPDFIGVNDASTYYDVQQGNNAGAAGASGTVVTGYSPQRRFLSESELVRQGGGDHSYSWTNNTVDNIRELAGSPQRGVYMWKDNSPGSYPAPPGTQNTTTTHQSPSQRPPPSYDYYRSNPTSPTQQLYANAPRSAYHPAIRGGVPVFPPHQSPQVKRKAAMVTPTTPTSGDTRRRPMSFVRALEMTNSMEMVSAPNDNRSQRPTTPTNDRASVYDMNYEISV, encoded by the exons ATGCCGATATGCGGTGTGAGGGCGAAGTTTCTACCAGCTACTTGCGCTTGGACAGTTCTACTCAGCACCACCACATTATTCTTCTGTTTCCC ATGCCAGTATTATGTGTTCCGATGGGGGACATGGGTACCTGCCCTTCAGGGAGTGCTGGCCTTCATCGTGCTGGCCAATTTCACGCTAGCCACCTTCATGGACCCTGGTGTTATACCGAAAG CATCTCCTGACGAAGATAAAGAGGATGAATTTAGTGCACCATTATACAAAAGCGTAGAAATCAACGGTATCACAATACGCATGAAATGGTGCCTCACCTGCAAGTTCTATAGGCCTCCCCGTTGTTCTCATTGCAGTGTTTGCAACCAGTGTATCGAG ACATTCGATCATCATTGTCCATGGTTGAACAACTGCATCGGAAGGAGAAACTACAGatacttttttttctttcttttgtcaCTCAGTTTTCACATGCTCAGTATATTTGGACTCTGCCTGCATTTCGTATTAGAGGGGAAACAACAGCTGGGCGAAGTAGACACAATTGTCGC ATTTGTACTTATGGGAGTGGTTGTGCTCTTATTCATTCCAATCTTTGGGCTGACTTGTTTTCACGTAGTACTTGTTTCCAGAGGACGTACGACAAATGAACAGGTAACGGGTAAATTTGACGGAGGCTACAATCCCTTTTCCCGTGGATGTCTACACAATTGCTGTTACACGCAATTTGGACCACAATATCCCAG TTTACTTAAGCCAGAAAAGTATTTAGGAAAACGACGCGGAGCTTGCACATCTGAGATATCGACTATAGGCAGTGAGAACCAG TTGTCCCCTGGACGAGATGGGTCGGACACAGATATGGAACCAACTGCATCTCAATCAGCGGATTGCGAGCCTACTCCTCCACTACAAAGACACGGTTCTAAAAGCAATTTCTTCCTGCCACCTGTGGAGAACAGCGAGTCTCCCAGGCATCCTCCGCCAATGCAACATCGCCATCCAATGCAATACACTGGAGGCAGCCCCCATCCAAGGCCAAG GTACGTTGTCAATACCTATAGGGGAATAAATGGCTCTCGAAGCCACACGCCCGATCCATTGTCACCGGAAGCTAGCGGATCGCCTGCCACAGCTTCTCAGAGAGGTCAAGGTCAGGGTGGTGCTAGTCCAACAACACAACGGATTAAAGCTATCGGAGTACCGACTCCTCTTGCTATTTCCAGTCCTATGCGCAG ATCGAACCCGGGTACGCCGACGCAGGTTCGTCGGCCAGATTTTATAGGAGTAAACGACGCATCAACGTATTACGATGTGCAGCAGGGGAACAATGCCGGTGCTGCCGGGGCTAGCGGCACCGTGGTGACCGGTTACAGTCCTCAACGACGTTTCCTGTCGGAAAGCGAGCTGGTGCGCCAGGGCGGCGGTGACCACTCGTACTCCTGGACGAACAACACCGTGGACAACATCCGGGAGCTGGCTGGTTCCCCACAGCGCGGCGTCTATATGTGGAAGGACAATTCTCCGGGCAGCTATCCGGCACCACCGGGGACGCAGAACACAACGACGACACACCAGTCGCCCTCGCAGAGACCGCCACCTTCTTACGATTACTACAGATCGAATCCAACCAGTCCCACGCAACAGTTGTACGCGAACGCACCAAGATCGGCGTATCATCCGGCGATCAGGGGCGGCGTACCGGTCTTCCCACCTCATCAATCGCCCCAAGTCAAACGGAAAGCCGCTATGGTGACGCCCACCACGCCCACGTCAGGCGACACACGCCGCAGACCGATGTCTTTCGTTCGAGCTCTTGAAATGACCAATTCCATGGAGATGGTGTCCGCGCCGAACGACAACCGATCTCAACGTCCCACCACGCCCACCAACGATCGAGCTAGTGTCTACGACATGAACTATGAGATATCCGTATAG